From Cannabis sativa cultivar Pink pepper isolate KNU-18-1 chromosome 8, ASM2916894v1, whole genome shotgun sequence, a single genomic window includes:
- the LOC115700489 gene encoding uncharacterized protein LOC115700489 isoform X1 produces MDLKIHRLGNAELRDSLPECTFSRYNTSPKVVSLMDEDDNQNTKSVDSEVNLAQESIIELICRDDKVGLTAQSKRVYQLSSEPLDRSIASKLLHLCCVYDSVDCASALLCGEVGTVPLVNDVDDETGKSPLHTAAEAHAARCVELLLKKRARTDLRTRDGRAQLALELSLSSSRMDVTWNPDDYSIEDLVVFLGEKDMNTIKLICEKTKEAAEVARAMAVEGGVVALAAILVVAAEKINESILEFRDSDSGSKEKMTIYECVIREALSLGRATSSVKESEDSKKRKVLLSEIELLQLFGVVALSRCTEKKPRSPSPLVQAIQAGDEAVIVLLLKTSIDINDVDAEGYSALHWSVKASRVPCPEDINILSLLLKHGARVSQKNKLGLTAFHMAAGNGNSQALQILLLEDPDGINYKTEMKETPLFFAVKNDHMDCAEILLRWGANSEVLNLRRQRPIDLAKSQDMRFMLNPTNISHVNRDLSLQQKHPKWLQDAEFFLDAGGTLLSMTDGETPCESICSSTTTESCKYYASPQGCIRGEKCFYSHSEEGHRQLKPGPQKSRSPSAAELKKKIFVGGLPPQVNSNSLRKFFDEKFGPVEDALVLVTQTGAHIHSRGFGFVTFRDEKSVLAAVQAHYVTISDKVVEIKSVVPKWILENCPQKVSTRQDSQEKNGKCQPQAQISREKIVDGDLPEKGSWANKLISGQTTICCKEVKENKKVPTWLKIFRKWLPNFLRNLSKQPREGEYALSSLKKDFKDKFGLDLDHASIGYSKLSDFIKCFSDLCCVKVVPIGRRGIANHMVLLPKNTRPQQQEVCHLPTTPNAPPSAESIKNGGDSDTKSSSDENVGEGLKSFSSALSPSQTRTPFNVQPSFVQFLKEDPLFHFRPWLQNDKMGQYLEAVQQRHLVLEAISRKRNNQSVYFLREYDFYSNYKASIKEGKCFGCNQRKVLWANLPCRHLLWCSDCKMKASLAARNFSHKCIVCDVEVESINLLPIVDRSQIVLAYEEGNKGISNSTTYFLSGGYSCSNL; encoded by the exons ATGGATCTG AAAATCCATAGACTCGGAAATGCGGAGCTCCGGGACTCGCTTCCGGAATGTACATTTTCAAGGTATAATACATCTCCAAAGGTCGTCTCCTTGATGGACGAAGACGATAATCAGAACACGAAGAGCGTCGATTCTGAAGTGAATCTCGCTCAAGAGAGCATAATCGAATTGATTTGCCGAGACGATAAAGTTGGACTCACGGCTCAGTCAAAACGAGTGTATCAGCTATCTTCGGAACCTTTGGACCGAAGCATCGCATCAAAGCTTCTCCATCTCTGCTGCGTATACGACTCGGTGGACTGCGCCTCGGCGTTGCTCTGCGGAGAGGTTGGAACGGTACCGCTTGTGAACGATGTGGACGACGAAACCGGCAAATCTCCGCTTCACACGGCTGCTGAAGCGCACGCCGCGCGGTGCGTAGAATTACTGCTTAAGAAACGTGCTCGTACGGACCTCAGGACCAGGGACGGTCGGGCTCAGCTTGCTTTGGAGCTGTCTCTTTCTAGCTCGAG GATGGATGTGACTTGGAACCCTGACGATTACTCCATTGAGGACTTGGTCGTCTTTCTTGGGGAAAAG GATATGAATACTATAAAACTTATTTGTGAAAAAACGAAGGAAGCTGCAGAGGTGGCGCGTGCAATGGCGGTTGAAGGAGGTGTAGTCGCTTTAGCTGCTATCCTCGTTGTGGCTGCTGAGAAGATTAATGAATCGATCTTAGAATTTCGGGATTCTGATTCAGGTTCCAAGGAGAAGATGACTATATACGAATGCGTGATAAGAGAGGCTTTGTCCTTGGGCCGCGCAACCTCGTCAGTCAAAGAGAGTGAGGACTCTAAAAAAAGAAAGGTTCTGCTTTCTGAAATTGAGCTGCTTCAGCTCTTTGGTGTTGTTGCTCTCAGCCGTTGTACGGAGAAGAAGCCCAGATCACCGTCACCACTAGTCCAGGCAATCCAG GCTGGAGATGAAGCCGTCATTGTGCTCCTTCTTAAGACAAGTATAGATATAAATGATGTCGATGCGGAAGGATACTCTGCTCTTCATTGGTCCGTTAAAGCGTCGAGGGTGCCCTGTCCAGAGGATAtaaa CATTCTATCACTTCTCCTTAAGCATGGTGCTAGAGTGAGCCAAAAGAATAAATTAGGATTGACTGCATTTCATATGGCTGCTGGTAATGGTAATTCACAGGCACTTCAG ATCCTTCTACTGGAAGATCCCGATGGTATCAACTACAAGACAGAGATGAAAGAAACACCACTATTTTTTGCAGTGAAGAATGACCATATGGATTGTGCGGAGATTCTTTTGCGCTGGGGGGCAAACAGTGAAGTTCTGAATTTGCG TAGACAAAGACCAATAGACTTAGCAAAATCGCAAGATATGCGTTTTATGCTAAATCCAACCAATATCAGTCATG TAAATCGTGATCTCTCTTTGCAACAGAAACATCCAAAATGGTTACAAGATGCCGAATTTTTCTTAGACGCCGGAGGAACACTCCTAAGCATGACAGATGGAGAGACCCCCTGTGAAAG TATTTGCTCAAGCACAACAACAGAGAGCTGTAAATATTATGCTTCTCCTCAAGGATGTATTAGAGGAGAAAAGTGCTTTTATTCACATAGTGAAGAAGGACATAGACAACTGAAGCCGGGACCCCAGAAAAGCCGTTCTCCTTCTGCAGCAGAactcaaaaagaaaatatttgtgGGAGGACTTCCCCCTCAAGTGAACTCTA ATTCGTTACGCAAGTTCTTTGACGAAAAGTTTGGGCCAGTAGAAGATGCTTTAGTTCTTGTAACACAAACAGGAGCTCATATTCATTCCCGAGGCTTTGGTTTTGTAACCTTCAGAGATGAGAAATCCGTTCTGGCTGCTGTTCAAGCACATTACGTCACCATATCAGACAAGGTAGTCGAAATTAAAAGCGTTGTCCCAAAATGGATTTTAGAAAATTGCCCCCAGAAAGTCTCGACTCGTCAAGACAGTCAAGAGAAAAATGGTAAATGCCAACCTCAAGCACAGATATCCCGTGAGAAGATTGTGGATGGTGACTTGCCTGAGAAAGGTTCTTGGGCCAATAAATTAATTTCTGGACAAACCACGATTTGTTGCAAAGAAGTTAAAGAGAATAAAAAAGTGCCTACTTGGCTAAAGATTTTCAGGAAATGGCTCCCGAACTTCCTACGTAACCTATCAAAGCAGCCAAGGGAAGGAGAATATGCTCTCTCATCTCTGAAGAAGGATTTCAAGGATAAATTTGGCTTGGATTTGGACCACGCCTCTATAGGTTACTCTAAGCTCAGCGACTTTATCAAATGTTTCTCTGACCTTTGTTGTGTGAAGGTTGTTCCAATTGGAAGACGTGGAATTGCAAATCACATGGTTCTTTTACCAAAAAATACCAGGCCTCAACAGCAAGAAGTATGCCATTTGCCTACCACACCCAATGCTCCACCTAGTGCAGAGTCAATTAAAAATGGAGGTGACAGTGACACTAAATCAAGTTCTGATGAAAATGTTGGCGAAGGCCTCAAAAGCTTCTCCTCCGCTTTGAGTCCATCTCAGACTAGAACACCGTTTAATGTGCAACCAAGTTTCGTACAGTTCTTGAAGGAAGATCCTCTGTTTCACTTTCGTCCCTGGCtacaaaatgacaaaatgggacAGTATTTAGAGGCTGTTCAGCAACGACATCTGGTTTTGGAGGCCATTTCCAGAAAAAGAAACAACCAATCAGTCTACTTTCTTCGAGAATATGATTTCTACAGC AATTATAAGGCAAGTATAAAGGAAGGAAAGTGTTTTGGCTGCAATCAGCGTAAGGTTTTGTGGGCCAACCTTCCTTGTCGACACTTGTTGTGGTGCTCCGACTGTAAAATGAAGGCTTCTTTGGCTGCTCGTAATTTTTCACACAAGTGTATCGTCTGTGATGTAGAAGTAGAAAGTATCAATTTACTCCCAATTGTCGATCGTAGTCAAATCGTACTCGCATACGAAGAAGGTAATAAAGGTATTTCTAATTCCACCACATATTTTCTTTCGGGGGGTTATTCTTGTTCGAATTTATAA
- the LOC115700489 gene encoding uncharacterized protein LOC115700489 isoform X2, which yields MDLKIHRLGNAELRDSLPECTFSRYNTSPKVVSLMDEDDNQNTKSVDSEVNLAQESIIELICRDDKVGLTAQSKRVYQLSSEPLDRSIASKLLHLCCVYDSVDCASALLCGEVGTVPLVNDVDDETGKSPLHTAAEAHAARCVELLLKKRARTDLRTRDGRAQLALELSLSSSRMDVTWNPDDYSIEDLVVFLGEKDMNTIKLICEKTKEAAEVARAMAVEGGVVALAAILVVAAEKINESILEFRDSDSGSKEKMTIYECVIREALSLGRATSSVKESEDSKKRKVLLSEIELLQLFGVVALSRCTEKKPRSPSPLVQAIQAGDEAVIVLLLKTSIDINDVDAEGYSALHWSVKASRVPCPEDINILSLLLKHGARVSQKNKLGLTAFHMAAGNGNSQALQILLLEDPDGINYKTEMKETPLFFAVKNDHMDCAEILLRWGANSEVLNLRRQRPIDLAKSQDMRFMLNPTNISHVNRDLSLQQKHPKWLQDAEFFLDAGGTLLSMTDGETPCESICSSTTTESCKYYASPQGCIRGEKCFYSHSEEGHRQLKPGPQKSRSPSAAELKKKIFVGGLPPQVNSNSLRKFFDEKFGPVEDALVLVTQTGAHIHSRGFGFVTFRDEKSVLAAVQAHYVTISDKVVEIKSVVPKWILENCPQKVSTRQDSQEKNGKCQPQAQISREKIVDGDLPEKGSWANKLISGQTTICCKEVKENKKVPTWLKIFRKWLPNFLRNLSKQPREGEYALSSLKKDFKDKFGLDLDHASIGYSKLSDFIKCFSDLCCVKVVPIGRRGIANHMVLLPKNTRPQQQEVCHLPTTPNAPPSAESIKNGGDSDTKSSSDENVGEGLKSFSSALSPSQTRTPFNVQPSFVQFLKEDPLFHFRPWLQNDKMGQYLEAVQQRHLVLEAISRKRNNQSVYFLREYDFYSNYKASIKEGKCFGCNQRKVLWANLPCRHLLWCSDCKMKASLAARNFSHKCIVCDVEVESINLLPIVDRSQIVLAYEEGNKACPR from the exons ATGGATCTG AAAATCCATAGACTCGGAAATGCGGAGCTCCGGGACTCGCTTCCGGAATGTACATTTTCAAGGTATAATACATCTCCAAAGGTCGTCTCCTTGATGGACGAAGACGATAATCAGAACACGAAGAGCGTCGATTCTGAAGTGAATCTCGCTCAAGAGAGCATAATCGAATTGATTTGCCGAGACGATAAAGTTGGACTCACGGCTCAGTCAAAACGAGTGTATCAGCTATCTTCGGAACCTTTGGACCGAAGCATCGCATCAAAGCTTCTCCATCTCTGCTGCGTATACGACTCGGTGGACTGCGCCTCGGCGTTGCTCTGCGGAGAGGTTGGAACGGTACCGCTTGTGAACGATGTGGACGACGAAACCGGCAAATCTCCGCTTCACACGGCTGCTGAAGCGCACGCCGCGCGGTGCGTAGAATTACTGCTTAAGAAACGTGCTCGTACGGACCTCAGGACCAGGGACGGTCGGGCTCAGCTTGCTTTGGAGCTGTCTCTTTCTAGCTCGAG GATGGATGTGACTTGGAACCCTGACGATTACTCCATTGAGGACTTGGTCGTCTTTCTTGGGGAAAAG GATATGAATACTATAAAACTTATTTGTGAAAAAACGAAGGAAGCTGCAGAGGTGGCGCGTGCAATGGCGGTTGAAGGAGGTGTAGTCGCTTTAGCTGCTATCCTCGTTGTGGCTGCTGAGAAGATTAATGAATCGATCTTAGAATTTCGGGATTCTGATTCAGGTTCCAAGGAGAAGATGACTATATACGAATGCGTGATAAGAGAGGCTTTGTCCTTGGGCCGCGCAACCTCGTCAGTCAAAGAGAGTGAGGACTCTAAAAAAAGAAAGGTTCTGCTTTCTGAAATTGAGCTGCTTCAGCTCTTTGGTGTTGTTGCTCTCAGCCGTTGTACGGAGAAGAAGCCCAGATCACCGTCACCACTAGTCCAGGCAATCCAG GCTGGAGATGAAGCCGTCATTGTGCTCCTTCTTAAGACAAGTATAGATATAAATGATGTCGATGCGGAAGGATACTCTGCTCTTCATTGGTCCGTTAAAGCGTCGAGGGTGCCCTGTCCAGAGGATAtaaa CATTCTATCACTTCTCCTTAAGCATGGTGCTAGAGTGAGCCAAAAGAATAAATTAGGATTGACTGCATTTCATATGGCTGCTGGTAATGGTAATTCACAGGCACTTCAG ATCCTTCTACTGGAAGATCCCGATGGTATCAACTACAAGACAGAGATGAAAGAAACACCACTATTTTTTGCAGTGAAGAATGACCATATGGATTGTGCGGAGATTCTTTTGCGCTGGGGGGCAAACAGTGAAGTTCTGAATTTGCG TAGACAAAGACCAATAGACTTAGCAAAATCGCAAGATATGCGTTTTATGCTAAATCCAACCAATATCAGTCATG TAAATCGTGATCTCTCTTTGCAACAGAAACATCCAAAATGGTTACAAGATGCCGAATTTTTCTTAGACGCCGGAGGAACACTCCTAAGCATGACAGATGGAGAGACCCCCTGTGAAAG TATTTGCTCAAGCACAACAACAGAGAGCTGTAAATATTATGCTTCTCCTCAAGGATGTATTAGAGGAGAAAAGTGCTTTTATTCACATAGTGAAGAAGGACATAGACAACTGAAGCCGGGACCCCAGAAAAGCCGTTCTCCTTCTGCAGCAGAactcaaaaagaaaatatttgtgGGAGGACTTCCCCCTCAAGTGAACTCTA ATTCGTTACGCAAGTTCTTTGACGAAAAGTTTGGGCCAGTAGAAGATGCTTTAGTTCTTGTAACACAAACAGGAGCTCATATTCATTCCCGAGGCTTTGGTTTTGTAACCTTCAGAGATGAGAAATCCGTTCTGGCTGCTGTTCAAGCACATTACGTCACCATATCAGACAAGGTAGTCGAAATTAAAAGCGTTGTCCCAAAATGGATTTTAGAAAATTGCCCCCAGAAAGTCTCGACTCGTCAAGACAGTCAAGAGAAAAATGGTAAATGCCAACCTCAAGCACAGATATCCCGTGAGAAGATTGTGGATGGTGACTTGCCTGAGAAAGGTTCTTGGGCCAATAAATTAATTTCTGGACAAACCACGATTTGTTGCAAAGAAGTTAAAGAGAATAAAAAAGTGCCTACTTGGCTAAAGATTTTCAGGAAATGGCTCCCGAACTTCCTACGTAACCTATCAAAGCAGCCAAGGGAAGGAGAATATGCTCTCTCATCTCTGAAGAAGGATTTCAAGGATAAATTTGGCTTGGATTTGGACCACGCCTCTATAGGTTACTCTAAGCTCAGCGACTTTATCAAATGTTTCTCTGACCTTTGTTGTGTGAAGGTTGTTCCAATTGGAAGACGTGGAATTGCAAATCACATGGTTCTTTTACCAAAAAATACCAGGCCTCAACAGCAAGAAGTATGCCATTTGCCTACCACACCCAATGCTCCACCTAGTGCAGAGTCAATTAAAAATGGAGGTGACAGTGACACTAAATCAAGTTCTGATGAAAATGTTGGCGAAGGCCTCAAAAGCTTCTCCTCCGCTTTGAGTCCATCTCAGACTAGAACACCGTTTAATGTGCAACCAAGTTTCGTACAGTTCTTGAAGGAAGATCCTCTGTTTCACTTTCGTCCCTGGCtacaaaatgacaaaatgggacAGTATTTAGAGGCTGTTCAGCAACGACATCTGGTTTTGGAGGCCATTTCCAGAAAAAGAAACAACCAATCAGTCTACTTTCTTCGAGAATATGATTTCTACAGC AATTATAAGGCAAGTATAAAGGAAGGAAAGTGTTTTGGCTGCAATCAGCGTAAGGTTTTGTGGGCCAACCTTCCTTGTCGACACTTGTTGTGGTGCTCCGACTGTAAAATGAAGGCTTCTTTGGCTGCTCGTAATTTTTCACACAAGTGTATCGTCTGTGATGTAGAAGTAGAAAGTATCAATTTACTCCCAATTGTCGATCGTAGTCAAATCGTACTCGCATACGAAGAAGGTAATAAAG CCTGCCCAAGATGA
- the LOC115700489 gene encoding uncharacterized protein LOC115700489 isoform X3: MDLKIHRLGNAELRDSLPECTFSRYNTSPKVVSLMDEDDNQNTKSVDSEVNLAQESIIELICRDDKVGLTAQSKRVYQLSSEPLDRSIASKLLHLCCVYDSVDCASALLCGEVGTVPLVNDVDDETGKSPLHTAAEAHAARCVELLLKKRARTDLRTRDGRAQLALELSLSSSRMDVTWNPDDYSIEDLVVFLGEKDMNTIKLICEKTKEAAEVARAMAVEGGVVALAAILVVAAEKINESILEFRDSDSGSKEKMTIYECVIREALSLGRATSSVKESEDSKKRKVLLSEIELLQLFGVVALSRCTEKKPRSPSPLVQAIQAGDEAVIVLLLKTSIDINDVDAEGYSALHWSVKASRVPCPEDINILSLLLKHGARVSQKNKLGLTAFHMAAGNGNSQALQILLLEDPDGINYKTEMKETPLFFAVKNDHMDCAEILLRWGANSEVLNLRRQRPIDLAKSQDMRFMLNPTNISHVNRDLSLQQKHPKWLQDAEFFLDAGGTLLSMTDGETPCESICSSTTTESCKYYASPQGCIRGEKCFYSHSEEGHRQLKPGPQKSRSPSAAELKKKIFVGGLPPQVNSNSLRKFFDEKFGPVEDALVLVTQTGAHIHSRGFGFVTFRDEKSVLAAVQAHYVTISDKVVEIKSVVPKWILENCPQKVSTRQDSQEKNGKCQPQAQISREKIVDGDLPEKGSWANKLISGQTTICCKEVKENKKVPTWLKIFRKWLPNFLRNLSKQPREGEYALSSLKKDFKDKFGLDLDHASIGYSKLSDFIKCFSDLCCVKVVPIGRRGIANHMVLLPKNTRPQQQEVCHLPTTPNAPPSAESIKNGGDSDTKSSSDENVGEGLKSFSSALSPSQTRTPFNVQPSFVQFLKEDPLFHFRPWLQNDKMGQYLEAVQQRHLVLEAISRKRNNQSVYFLREYDFYSNYKASIKEGKCFGCNQRKVLWANLPCRHLLWCSDCKMKASLAARNFSHKCIVCDVEVESINLLPIVDRSQIVLAYEEACPR, from the exons ATGGATCTG AAAATCCATAGACTCGGAAATGCGGAGCTCCGGGACTCGCTTCCGGAATGTACATTTTCAAGGTATAATACATCTCCAAAGGTCGTCTCCTTGATGGACGAAGACGATAATCAGAACACGAAGAGCGTCGATTCTGAAGTGAATCTCGCTCAAGAGAGCATAATCGAATTGATTTGCCGAGACGATAAAGTTGGACTCACGGCTCAGTCAAAACGAGTGTATCAGCTATCTTCGGAACCTTTGGACCGAAGCATCGCATCAAAGCTTCTCCATCTCTGCTGCGTATACGACTCGGTGGACTGCGCCTCGGCGTTGCTCTGCGGAGAGGTTGGAACGGTACCGCTTGTGAACGATGTGGACGACGAAACCGGCAAATCTCCGCTTCACACGGCTGCTGAAGCGCACGCCGCGCGGTGCGTAGAATTACTGCTTAAGAAACGTGCTCGTACGGACCTCAGGACCAGGGACGGTCGGGCTCAGCTTGCTTTGGAGCTGTCTCTTTCTAGCTCGAG GATGGATGTGACTTGGAACCCTGACGATTACTCCATTGAGGACTTGGTCGTCTTTCTTGGGGAAAAG GATATGAATACTATAAAACTTATTTGTGAAAAAACGAAGGAAGCTGCAGAGGTGGCGCGTGCAATGGCGGTTGAAGGAGGTGTAGTCGCTTTAGCTGCTATCCTCGTTGTGGCTGCTGAGAAGATTAATGAATCGATCTTAGAATTTCGGGATTCTGATTCAGGTTCCAAGGAGAAGATGACTATATACGAATGCGTGATAAGAGAGGCTTTGTCCTTGGGCCGCGCAACCTCGTCAGTCAAAGAGAGTGAGGACTCTAAAAAAAGAAAGGTTCTGCTTTCTGAAATTGAGCTGCTTCAGCTCTTTGGTGTTGTTGCTCTCAGCCGTTGTACGGAGAAGAAGCCCAGATCACCGTCACCACTAGTCCAGGCAATCCAG GCTGGAGATGAAGCCGTCATTGTGCTCCTTCTTAAGACAAGTATAGATATAAATGATGTCGATGCGGAAGGATACTCTGCTCTTCATTGGTCCGTTAAAGCGTCGAGGGTGCCCTGTCCAGAGGATAtaaa CATTCTATCACTTCTCCTTAAGCATGGTGCTAGAGTGAGCCAAAAGAATAAATTAGGATTGACTGCATTTCATATGGCTGCTGGTAATGGTAATTCACAGGCACTTCAG ATCCTTCTACTGGAAGATCCCGATGGTATCAACTACAAGACAGAGATGAAAGAAACACCACTATTTTTTGCAGTGAAGAATGACCATATGGATTGTGCGGAGATTCTTTTGCGCTGGGGGGCAAACAGTGAAGTTCTGAATTTGCG TAGACAAAGACCAATAGACTTAGCAAAATCGCAAGATATGCGTTTTATGCTAAATCCAACCAATATCAGTCATG TAAATCGTGATCTCTCTTTGCAACAGAAACATCCAAAATGGTTACAAGATGCCGAATTTTTCTTAGACGCCGGAGGAACACTCCTAAGCATGACAGATGGAGAGACCCCCTGTGAAAG TATTTGCTCAAGCACAACAACAGAGAGCTGTAAATATTATGCTTCTCCTCAAGGATGTATTAGAGGAGAAAAGTGCTTTTATTCACATAGTGAAGAAGGACATAGACAACTGAAGCCGGGACCCCAGAAAAGCCGTTCTCCTTCTGCAGCAGAactcaaaaagaaaatatttgtgGGAGGACTTCCCCCTCAAGTGAACTCTA ATTCGTTACGCAAGTTCTTTGACGAAAAGTTTGGGCCAGTAGAAGATGCTTTAGTTCTTGTAACACAAACAGGAGCTCATATTCATTCCCGAGGCTTTGGTTTTGTAACCTTCAGAGATGAGAAATCCGTTCTGGCTGCTGTTCAAGCACATTACGTCACCATATCAGACAAGGTAGTCGAAATTAAAAGCGTTGTCCCAAAATGGATTTTAGAAAATTGCCCCCAGAAAGTCTCGACTCGTCAAGACAGTCAAGAGAAAAATGGTAAATGCCAACCTCAAGCACAGATATCCCGTGAGAAGATTGTGGATGGTGACTTGCCTGAGAAAGGTTCTTGGGCCAATAAATTAATTTCTGGACAAACCACGATTTGTTGCAAAGAAGTTAAAGAGAATAAAAAAGTGCCTACTTGGCTAAAGATTTTCAGGAAATGGCTCCCGAACTTCCTACGTAACCTATCAAAGCAGCCAAGGGAAGGAGAATATGCTCTCTCATCTCTGAAGAAGGATTTCAAGGATAAATTTGGCTTGGATTTGGACCACGCCTCTATAGGTTACTCTAAGCTCAGCGACTTTATCAAATGTTTCTCTGACCTTTGTTGTGTGAAGGTTGTTCCAATTGGAAGACGTGGAATTGCAAATCACATGGTTCTTTTACCAAAAAATACCAGGCCTCAACAGCAAGAAGTATGCCATTTGCCTACCACACCCAATGCTCCACCTAGTGCAGAGTCAATTAAAAATGGAGGTGACAGTGACACTAAATCAAGTTCTGATGAAAATGTTGGCGAAGGCCTCAAAAGCTTCTCCTCCGCTTTGAGTCCATCTCAGACTAGAACACCGTTTAATGTGCAACCAAGTTTCGTACAGTTCTTGAAGGAAGATCCTCTGTTTCACTTTCGTCCCTGGCtacaaaatgacaaaatgggacAGTATTTAGAGGCTGTTCAGCAACGACATCTGGTTTTGGAGGCCATTTCCAGAAAAAGAAACAACCAATCAGTCTACTTTCTTCGAGAATATGATTTCTACAGC AATTATAAGGCAAGTATAAAGGAAGGAAAGTGTTTTGGCTGCAATCAGCGTAAGGTTTTGTGGGCCAACCTTCCTTGTCGACACTTGTTGTGGTGCTCCGACTGTAAAATGAAGGCTTCTTTGGCTGCTCGTAATTTTTCACACAAGTGTATCGTCTGTGATGTAGAAGTAGAAAGTATCAATTTACTCCCAATTGTCGATCGTAGTCAAATCGTACTCGCATACGAAGAAG CCTGCCCAAGATGA